The following proteins are co-located in the Bradyrhizobium sp. AZCC 2176 genome:
- a CDS encoding acyl-CoA carboxylase subunit beta produces MAILESTIVPSSAAFKANRDGMLALIARMRSLEDRTRAASAAARDRFHKRGQLLPRERVALVLDPGSPFIELSTLAGYMFDVPDAEKSVPGGGVIAGIGFVSGIRCMVSANDSGIDAGALQPYGLDKTLRVQELALENKLPYVQLVESAGANLLRYRVEDFIRGGNIFRNLARLSAAGLPVVTVTHGSSTAGGAYQTGLSDYIVMVRGRTRAFLAGPPLLKAATGEIATEEELGGAEMHTSISGLGDYLAEDDRDALRIARDIMANLEWDRLRPAGATFKPPCYDAEELLGIMPMDHKRPVDMRQAIARFVDGSDFTEFGANYGPATVCGHARIEGQAIGIITNNGPLDVPGANKATHFIQACCQSRTPILYMNNTTGYMVGKAYEEAGMIKHGSKMIQAVTSATVPQITIYCGASFGAGNYGMCGRGFHPRFCFSWPNAKTAVMGGEQAAETMAIVTEAAAARRGKPIEKEKLDAMKAQITGVFDGQMDVFSTSARVLDDGVIDPRDTRGVLSEVLAICREAEARTPQRMQFSVARP; encoded by the coding sequence ATGGCTATCCTCGAATCAACGATCGTTCCCTCCAGCGCCGCCTTCAAGGCCAACCGTGACGGCATGCTGGCGCTGATCGCGCGGATGCGTTCGCTGGAAGATCGCACGCGCGCCGCGTCGGCCGCGGCCAGGGACCGCTTCCACAAGCGCGGACAGTTGCTGCCGCGCGAGCGCGTGGCGCTGGTGCTCGATCCCGGCTCGCCCTTCATCGAACTGTCGACGCTCGCCGGCTACATGTTCGACGTGCCGGATGCGGAGAAGAGCGTGCCCGGCGGCGGTGTGATCGCGGGCATTGGTTTTGTCTCAGGTATCCGCTGCATGGTCAGCGCCAATGATTCCGGCATCGATGCCGGCGCTCTGCAACCGTACGGCCTCGACAAGACGTTGCGGGTGCAGGAGCTGGCGCTGGAAAACAAGCTGCCTTACGTGCAACTGGTCGAAAGCGCCGGCGCCAACCTGCTGCGCTACCGCGTCGAGGATTTTATCCGCGGCGGCAACATTTTTCGCAATCTGGCGCGGCTGTCGGCGGCGGGGCTGCCCGTCGTGACCGTGACGCATGGTTCGTCGACCGCGGGCGGCGCTTACCAAACGGGCCTCTCGGATTACATCGTGATGGTGCGTGGCCGCACCCGGGCATTTCTCGCCGGGCCGCCGCTGTTGAAAGCCGCGACGGGCGAGATTGCGACCGAGGAAGAACTCGGCGGTGCCGAGATGCACACCTCCATCTCAGGTCTCGGCGATTATCTGGCCGAAGACGATCGCGACGCGCTCCGCATCGCGCGCGACATCATGGCCAATCTGGAATGGGATCGACTGAGGCCGGCGGGGGCCACCTTCAAGCCGCCGTGCTATGACGCCGAGGAACTGCTCGGCATCATGCCGATGGACCACAAGCGTCCCGTCGACATGCGGCAGGCGATTGCGCGCTTTGTCGACGGTTCCGACTTCACGGAGTTCGGCGCCAATTACGGTCCCGCAACCGTATGCGGCCACGCCCGCATCGAGGGGCAGGCAATCGGCATCATCACCAACAACGGCCCGCTCGATGTGCCCGGCGCCAACAAGGCGACGCATTTCATCCAGGCCTGCTGCCAGTCGCGCACGCCGATCCTCTATATGAACAACACCACAGGCTACATGGTCGGCAAGGCCTACGAGGAGGCCGGCATGATCAAGCACGGCTCCAAGATGATCCAGGCGGTGACCTCGGCGACGGTGCCGCAGATCACGATCTATTGCGGCGCGTCGTTCGGCGCCGGCAATTACGGTATGTGCGGCCGCGGCTTCCACCCGCGCTTCTGCTTCTCCTGGCCGAATGCCAAGACCGCCGTGATGGGTGGCGAGCAGGCCGCCGAAACCATGGCGATCGTGACCGAGGCTGCCGCGGCCCGGCGCGGCAAGCCGATCGAGAAGGAAAAGCTGGATGCGATGAAGGCGCAGATCACCGGCGTGTTCGACGGCCAGATGGATGTGTTCTCGACCAGTGCGCGCGTGCTCGACGACGGCGTGATCGACCCGCGCGATACCCGCGGCGTGCTTTCCGAGGTGCTGGCGATCTGCCGCGAGGCCGAGGCCCGCACGCCTCAGCGTATGCAATTTTCGGTCGCGCGGCCATGA